From a single Vitis vinifera cultivar Pinot Noir 40024 chromosome 18, ASM3070453v1 genomic region:
- the LOC100266133 gene encoding cytochrome P450 CYP82D47, whose translation MAVPHSSSLLQYLNITTIGVLGILFLSYYLLVRRSRAGKRRIAPEAAGAWPIIGHLHLLGGSQLPHVTLGTMADKYGPIFTIRLGVHRALVVSSREVAKECFTTNDSAVSGRPKLVAPEHLGYNYAMFAFSPYDAYWREVRKIVNTELLSNRRLELLKDVRASEVETSIKELYKLWAEKKNELGHVLVEMKQWFGDLSMNVILRMVVGKRYFGVGAGGEEEEARRCQKAIREFFRLLGLFVVKDGIPSLGWLDLGGHEKAMKKTAKEIDSIAQEWLEEHRRRKDWGEDNGMHDFMDVLLSVLDGKALPEYDADTINKATSMALISGGTDTMTVTLTWALSLILNNRETLKKAKEELDTHVGKERLVNASDISKLVYLQAIVKETLRLRPPGPLSGPRQFTEDCIIGGYHVPKGTRLVLNLSKLHRDPSVWLDPEEFQPERFLTTHRDVDARGQHFQLLPFGAGRRSCPGITFALQMLHLALASFLHGFEVSTPSNAPVDMSEIPGLTNIKSTPLEILIAPRLPYNSYK comes from the exons ATGGCGGTGCCACACTCCAGCAGTCTTCTTCAATACCTAAATATTACCACGATCGGAGTGCTTGGCATACTTTTTCTTTCATACTATCTATTAGTACGGAGATCCAGAGCTGGTAAGAGAAGAATAGCACCTGAAGCAGCTGGTGCATGGCCAATAATCGGTCACCTACACCTCTTAGGTGGGTCACAGCTCCCTCATGTAACCTTGGGAACCATGGCCGACAAGTACGGACCGATCTTCACTATCAGGCTCGGGGTGCATCGAGCATTGGTGGTGAGTAGTAGGGAGGTGGCCAAAGAATGTTTCACCACCAATGACTCGGCTGTATCCGGCCGTCCCAAACTGGTAGCCCCAGAACATCTGGGTTACAACTACGCCATGTTCGCTTTCTCCCCTTACGATGCTTACTGGCGTGAAGTGCGAAAGATAGTCAATACAGAGCTACTTTCCAACCGCCGCCTAGAGTTGCTGAAGGACGTTCGAGCCTCAGAGGTGGAGACATCCATAAAAGAACTGTACAAGCTCTGGGCGGAAAAGAAGAACGAATTGGGGCATGTTTTGGTGGAGATGAAGCAATGGTTTGGTGACTTGTCTATGAACGTGATTTTAAGGATGGTTGTTGGAAAAAGATACTTTGGTGTTGGAGCCGGCGGTGAGGAGGAAGAGGCCCGGCGGTGCCAGAAGGCCATTAGGGAATTCTTTCGTTTGCTGGGGCTCTTTGTGGTGAAGGATGGGATTCCTTCCCTCGGATGGTTGGACTTGGGAGGACACGAGAAGGCCATGAAGAAGACTGCAAAAGAAATAGACAGCATTGCTCAAGAATGGTTAGAGGAGCACCGTCGGAGGAAAGATTGGGGTGAAGATAATGGTATGCATGATTTCATGGATGTGTTGCTCTCAGTCCTCGACGGCAAAGCCCTTCCTGAGTACGATGCCGATACCATCAACAAAGCCACTTCCATG GCTCTGATTTCAGGAGGTACTGACACCATGACTGTTACCCTAACATGGGCACTTTCATTGATATTAAACAATCGTGAAACCTTGAAGAAGGCTAAAGAGGAATTGGATACCCATGTTGGCAAAGAAAGATTAGTTAATGCATCGGATATTAGCAAGTTGGTCTATCTTCAAGCAATTGTTAAGGAGACATTACGACTACGTCCTCCCGGACCACTGTCAGGACCACGCCAATTCACCGAAGACTGCATTATTGGTGGTTACCATGTCCCTAAAGGCACCCGACTAGTGTTGAACCTCTCAAAGCTCCATAGGGATCCAAGTGTATGGTTAGACCCTGAAGAGTTTCAGCCAGAGAGATTTCTCACCACCCACAGAGACGTTGATGCTAGGGGTCAGCATTTCCAACTACTGCCATTTGGTGCAGGTAGAAGATCATGCCCTGGAATAACTTTTGCCCTTCAAATGCTACATTTGGCACTGGCTAGTTTCTTACATGGATTTGAGGTCTCAACTCCATCAAATGCACCTGTCGATATGAGCGAGATTCCTGGACTAACAAACATTAAGTCCACCCCACTTGAAATTCTCATAGCTCCTCGCCTGCCTTATAATTCTTAtaaatga